From the genome of Papaver somniferum cultivar HN1 chromosome 2, ASM357369v1, whole genome shotgun sequence, one region includes:
- the LOC113348092 gene encoding derlin-1-like, whose protein sequence is MSSPAEYYNSLPPITKAYGTICLAATTLSQLGLLSPAFIALFYPEVWRLQVWRLVTNFFYLGHFSINFGIRLLMIARYGVQLEQGPYARRTADFLWMMIFGSLSLLVLSLIPPFWNPFLGISLVYMLLYVWSREFPNAQISLYGLVTLKAFYLPWAMLGMDVIFGAPLMPDLLGIIAGHVYYFLTVLHPLASGKNYLKTPNWVHNIVRRWSIGHQAYGNTGQPTQPRERTAGTVFRGRSHRLTD, encoded by the exons ATGTCTTCTCCAGCAGA ATACTATAATTCACTCCCACCTATAACCAAAGCTTATGGGACCATCTGTTTGGCGGCTACTACTTTATCTCAGTTGGGACTGCTTAGCCCTGCATTTATTGCACTGTTTTATCCAGAAGTTTGGCGGCTTCAG GTGTGGAGACTGGTGACAAATTTCTTTTATCTTGGGCATTTTTCGATTAATTTTGGGATTCGTCTCTTAATGAT AGCAAGATATGGGGTCCAGCTAGAGCAAGGTCCATATGCACGGCGTACTGCAGATTTTCTTTGGATGATGATATTCGGTTCCTTGTCATTACTG GTATTATCCCTCATTCCACCGTTCTGGAATCCTTTCCTTGGAATTTCTCTGGTATACATGCTTCTATATGTGTGGAGCAGAGAATTTCCAAATGCTCAAATCAGTCTCTACGGTCTTGTGACTCTCAAG GCATTTTATCTTCCGTGGGCAATGCTCGGTATGGATGTTATCTTTGGTGCGCCGCTCATGCCCGATCTGCTGGGTATCATAGCAGGGCATGTGTATTATTTCTTAACAGTTCTGCATCCACTTGCCAGCGGCAAAAACTATCTGAAGACTCCAAACTGGGT GCACAATATCGTGAGACGATGGAGCATCGGTCATCAAGCATATGGCAATACCGGCCAACCTACTCAGCCACGTGAAAGAACAGCTGGTACAGTTTTCAGAGGAAGAAGTCATCGGCTCACCGATTAA
- the LOC113348091 gene encoding putative ribosome biogenesis protein C8F11.04 translates to MSSSTTTLSSSEPEIPPKPLNPSRVAPETIGRAVEALKKWNKTRSKDETPQLIEQEEFLYLVLTLKKIPSNGRTNPYKILLSHSLHPSDSTEEHCLIIDDRSKSTLTSEAAKKKIAEENIPISKVLKLSKLKTDYRPFEAKRKLCDSYDFFFADKRVIPLLPKLLGKQFFKKKKIPVPIELTHKNWKQQIENACSSALFYLRTGTCSVIKIARVSMENDEIVENVAAAIDGVVEIVPKKWANVRSFHLKMSESLALPVYQAVPDLGLKIEGLKKVEELEEKESVEEGGDEKEVKEKKITPAKNKGSKKGRIHEVRYMDDDIGEALDNLSDEEGNEIAELDAKLVGKKRKKVGSSKKEKVVDEEKKPNKSSKVKKVAIVKQDDLGEALDNLSDEEENENAELDAKLVGKKKRKMGSSKKEKVFDEEKKPNKSSKVKKVAIVKQDDGDVENEVADDVSLSSGSKKRKKKTSKIDKPESGELKAKVKKSKRTTKA, encoded by the coding sequence ATGTCCTCTTCTACAACAACCCTTTCTTCCTCCGAACCAGAAATCCCTCCTAAACCACTCAATCCATCAAGGGTTGCTCCTGAAACCATTGGAAGAGCAGTAGAAGCTCtaaaaaaatggaacaaaacaaGATCAAAAGATGAAACACCACAACTCATAGAACAAGAGGAGTTCTTATATCTTGTACTAACCCTAAAGAAAATCCCATCTAATGGCCGAACAAATCCATACAAAATCCTATTATCTCATTCACTTCACCCATCTGATTCTACTGAAGAACATTGTTTAATCATTGATGACCGTTCTAAATCAACTCTCACATCTGAAGCTGCTAAGAAGAAAATCGCAGAGGAAAATATACCAATCTCTAAAGTCCTCAAGCTTTCGAAGCTCAAGACTGATTATCGACCTTTCGAAGCGAAACGAAAGCTTTGTGATTCTTATGATTTTTTCTTTGCAGATAAAAGGGTTATCCCATTGCTTCCAAAGCTATTAGGTAAGCAATTtttcaagaagaagaaaattcctGTTCCTATTGAATTGACACATAAGAATTGGAAACAACAGATTGAGAATGCTTGTAGCTCAGCTCTATTCTATTTGAGAACTGGTACTTGTAGTGTTATTAAAATTGCTAGGGTTTCTATGGAAAATGATGAAATTGTTGAGAATGTTGCCGCTGCGATTGATGGTGTTGTAGAGATTGTTCCTAAGAAATGGGCGAATGTTCGTTCATTTCATTTGAAAATGTCTGAGTCTTTAGCATTACCTGTTTATCAAGCTGTTCCTGATTTGGGTTTGAAAATTGAGGGTTTGAAGAAGGTTGAGGAATTGGAAGAGAAGGAATCGGTGGAGGAAGGTGGAGATGAAAAGGAGGTGAAAGAGAAGAAGATTACACCTGCGAAGAATAAAGGGTCTAAGAAGGGAAGAATTCATGAAGTTAGGTATATGGATGATGATATTGGTGAAGCTTTGGATAATTTATCTGATGAGGAGGGGAATGAAATTGCTGAATTGGATGCTAAATTGGTGGgtaagaagagaaagaaggtagGAAGTTCGAAAAAAGAGAAAGTTGTTGACGAGGAGAAGAAACCAAACAAGTCCTCTAAGGTGAAGAAGGTGGCAATTGTGAAGCAGGATGATCTTGGTGAAGCTTTGGATAATTTATCCGATGAGGAGGAGAATGAAAATGCTGAATTGGATGCTAAATTGGTGGgtaagaagaaaaggaagatggGAAGTTCGAAAAAAGAGAAAGTTTTTGATGAGGAGAAGAAACCAAACAAGTCCTCTAAGGTGAAGAAGGTTGCAATCGTGAAGCAGGATGATGGAGATGTCGAGAATGAAGTTGCGGATGATGTCTCTCTTTCTAGTGGAtccaagaagaggaagaagaaaactaGTAAAATTGACAAGCCTGAGAGTGGGGAATTGAAGGCGAAGGTTAAGAAGAGCAAGAGAACAACAAAAGCTTGA
- the LOC113348093 gene encoding inactive leucine-rich repeat receptor-like serine/threonine-protein kinase At1g60630, whose translation MAELGGAVLGAVVSELLKAVLREKDNAMSFRPYLERLNSTLEKVIPKVEEIQRINQDDKPEVKKLRMILSEGINLVDKCSTVQSWNYYLKNKYSRLLHELDNNLIRFFQLDVQTAIWCDVGQILDKMNDMNQKIDQLTAERGCSSSYNTGVEISTSMGGVGKPNLSQGLDLKDSRKFRRSKKIRNTNMSSAAPYDDLIVPKFRDDDSVETSTEYAGGIGRSSLPQELNLKALNKVGVIQLEHRTLYESVQLVSVRFLQVFQPRGVVDDGFNRVKKEHQRHMELVERVSHENVAPLRAYYCSFGALKQRYLTLVYDYNEKDSVFEMLHGKKQVPFPWDARLRVAIGVARGIAIIHTQDCGNFYHGDLISQHISMNAKGYGCISDLGRCTSGYAYAAKCCQQSDIYHYGVLLLELVTGNIPGFFFQNSEVHSNLVNEFNKYFTSSTDQLVRKVRYFARRKQWKSEETFNFQVLDCELLKHYEKFGGQMIQMLRIALDCVSDMVPKTDHVLKMVEDIRLF comes from the exons ATGGCTGAATTAGGAGGAGCTGTGCTTGGGGCAGTAGTATCAGAATTGCTGAAAGCAGTTCTTCGGGAGAAAGATAACGCGATGAGTTTCAGACCCTACTTGGAACGGCTCAATTCCACACTAGAAAAAGTGATACCCAaagttgaagaaattcaacgaaTAAATCAAGATGATAAACCTGAAGTGAAGAAATTGAGGATGATACTAAGCGAAGGAATAAATTTAGTAGACAAGTGTTCAACAGTTCAGTCCTGGAATTATTACTTGAAAAATAAGTATTCAAGGCTTTTACATGAGTTGGATAATAACTTGATCAGGTTCTTTCAGTTGGATGTGCAGACAGCTATTTGGTGTGATGTTGGACAGATCTTGGATAAAATGAATGATATGAATCAGAAAATAGATCAGTTAACAGCAGAAAGAGGATGCAGTAGTAGTTACAATACAGGAGTTGAAATTAGCACATCTATGGGCGGGGTTGGAAAGCCAAATCTATCACAAGGGTTAGATTTGAAGGATTCGCGCAAGTTTCGTCGTTCCAAAAAGATTAGGAACACAAATATGTCGAGCGCAGCTCCGTACGATGATTTGATTGTACCGAAGTTTAGAGATGATGACAGTGTTGAAACTTCTACTGAATATGCGGGTGGGATTGGAAGGTCAAGTTTACCACAAGAATTAAATTTGAAGGCATTGAACAAGGTTGGGGTCATTCAATTAGAGCACAGGACTCTATATGAGTCTGTTCAGTTGGTGTCAGTAAGGTTTTTACAGGTTTTTCAACCAAGGGGGGTAGTTGATGACGGTTTCAATCGAGTAAAGAAGGAACATCAGCGACACATGGAACTGGTTGAGAGGGTTAGTCACGAAAATGTGGCTCCGCTTAGGGCATATTACTGTTCTTTTGGTGCTCTTAAGCAGCGGTATCTTACTTTGGTGTATGATTATAACGAAAAGGATAGTGTTTTCGAAATGCTGCAcg GAAAAAAACAGGTTCCTTTTCCCTGGGATGCTCGGCTAAGGGTAGCAATTGGCGTAGCAAGAGGCATTGCTATCATACATACACAAGATTGTGGAAACTTCTACCACGGGGATCTAATATCCCAACATATTTCCATGAATGCCAAAGGCTATGGTTGCATTTCAGACCTCGGCAGGTGCACTAGTGGATATGCATACGCTGCAAAATGTTGTCAGCAATCAGATATATACCACTATGGGGTTCTTCTCCTTGAACTCGTAACTGGGAACATCCCTGGTTTTTTCTTTCAGAACTCTGAAGTTCATTCGAATTTGGTTAACGAGTTTAATAAATACTTTACTAGTAGTACAGATCAATTGGTTAGAAAGGTGCGGTACTTTGCTCGTCGTAAGCAATGGAAGTCGGAAGAAACATTTAATTTTCAAGTATTGGATTGTGAATTATTGAAGCATTATGAAAAATTTGGAGGACAAATGATACAGATGTTACGGATAGCATTGGATTGTGTTTCAGATATGGTGCCGAAAACGGATCATGTGCTGAAAATGGTGGAGGACATTCGACTATTCTGA